In the Parus major isolate Abel chromosome 4A, Parus_major1.1, whole genome shotgun sequence genome, one interval contains:
- the SRPX2 gene encoding sushi repeat-containing protein SRPX2 yields the protein MAQEAAPVLLVVLARLVSSTWHEGSGYYLESRTNEVYAEEAAPEPALDYRRVPQWCATLIIHRGEASCYSPRGSSYRSSLGTRCELSCARGYRLQGPSTVQCLPSRHWSGMPYCRQIRCHVLPAVLRGSYVCSAGVQMDSRCDYTCLPGYQLEGDRSRVCMEDGRWSGSEPVCVDLEPPKIRCPDSRERIAEPGKLTATVYWDPPRVRDSADGVIKRVMLRGPEPGSEFPEGEHVIRYTAHDQAYNRASCKFSIRVQVRRCPVLKPPQNGYISCTSDGNNYGATCEYLCDGGYERQGTSLRVCQSTQQWTGSQPLCAPMQINTDVSSAASLLDQFHEKRRLFVISAPDPSNRYYKMQISMLQQAACGLDLRHITTVELLGQPPHEVGRIREHRLSLGIIEELRRFLHLTRSHFNAVLLDKAGTDRERYISPVSPDELFVFIDTYLLSEREAARRAQSGDPCE from the exons gGTCTGGCTACTACCTGGAGAGCCGCACCAACGAGGTGTACGCAGAAGAAGCCGcccctgagcctgccctggatTACCGTCGGG TGCCCCAGTGGTGCGCCACGCTCATCATCCACCGCGGAGAGGCCTCTTGCTACTCGCCCCGGGGCAGCTCGTACCGCAGCAGCCTGGGGACCCGCTGCGAGCTGAGCTGTGCCCGCGGCTACCGCCTGCAGGGGCCGAGCACCGTGCAGTGCCTGCCCAGCCGCCACTGGTCCGGGATGCCGTACTGCCGGC AAATCCGGTGCCACGTGCTGCCTGCGGTGCTGCGGGGCTCCTACGTGTGCTCGGCGGGCGTGCAGATGGATTCCCGATGTGACTACACCTGCCTGCCCGGCTACCAGCTGGAGGGGGACCGGAGCCGCGTCTGCATGGAGGATGGCCGCTGGAGCGGGAGCGAGCCAGTCTGTGTAG ATCTGGAGCCTCCCAAGATCCGCTGTCCAGACTCCCGGGAGCGCATAGCAGAGCCGGGCAAGCTGACTGCCACCGTCTACTGGGACCCTCCCCGCGTCAGGGACTCTGCTGACGGTGTCATCAAGAG GGTGATGCTGCGGGGCCCGGAGCCCGGCTCCGAATTCCCAGAGGGAGAGCATGTGATCCGCTACACCGCCCACGACCAGGCTTACAACCGAGCCAGCTGCAAGTTCAGCATCCGCGTCCAGG TGAGGCGCTGCCCCGTCCTGAAGCCGCCGCAGAACGGGTACATCTCCTGCACCTCCGACGGCAACAACTACGGTGCCACCTGCGAGTACCTGTGCGATGGGGGCTACGAGCGCCAGGGCACCTCCCTGCGGGTGTGCCAGTCCACCCAGCAGTGGACGGGCTCCCAGCCCCTGTGTGCTC CCATGCAGATCAACACAGATGTGAGCTCGGCCGCCAGCCTGCTGGATCAGTTCCACGAGAAACGCCGACTCTTTGTCATCTCGGCCCCGGACCCCTCTAACCGCTACTACAAGATGCAGATCTCCATGCTGCAG CAAGCTGCCTGTGGCCTGGACCTGCGCCACATCACCaccgtggagctgctggggcagcccccGCACGAGGTGGGACGGATCCGGGAGCACCGGCTGTCCCTTGGCATCATCGAGGAGCTCAG GCGCTTCCTGCACCTCACACGCTCCCATTTCAACGCGGTGCTGCTGGACAAGGCGGGCACCGACCGCGAGCGCTACATCTCCCCGGTCAGCCCCGACGAGCTCTTCGTCTTCATCGACACCTACCTGCTGAGCGAGCGTGAGGCGGCCAGGCGGGCACAGAGCGGGGACCCCTGCGAGTGA